In Gemmatimonadaceae bacterium, one genomic interval encodes:
- a CDS encoding HAD family hydrolase: MSGLPAAFLDRDGTLMHDFHFTDRPEDVLLLPGAARAVQRLNDAGVPVILVTNQSGIARGFFTMADYERVNARLRELLAEEGAHLDDAYVCPHHPEFSGECACRKPGTLLFEEAALDHGLDVVRSVFVGDRYRDVQPGLTLGGLAILVPNDETPADDLANARDHAAVANTLGDAVTRFLGRAP; this comes from the coding sequence ATGAGCGGCCTACCGGCGGCGTTCCTGGATCGCGACGGCACGCTCATGCACGACTTCCACTTCACCGACCGCCCCGAAGACGTGCTGCTGCTCCCCGGCGCGGCCCGGGCCGTGCAGCGGCTCAACGACGCCGGCGTGCCGGTGATCCTGGTGACCAATCAGTCGGGGATCGCGCGCGGATTCTTCACGATGGCCGATTACGAGCGCGTGAACGCCCGCCTGCGCGAGTTGCTGGCCGAGGAGGGCGCGCACCTGGACGATGCGTATGTCTGCCCCCACCACCCCGAGTTCTCCGGCGAATGCGCCTGCCGCAAGCCCGGCACGCTGCTGTTCGAAGAGGCGGCGCTGGACCACGGGCTCGACGTCGTGCGATCGGTGTTCGTGGGCGACCGCTATCGCGACGTGCAGCCCGGCCTCACGCTGGGCGGGCTGGCGATCCTCGTTCCCAACGACGAGACGCCGGCCGACGATCTCGCCAATGCGCGCGACCACGCCGCCGTCGCCAACACGCTCGGCGACGCGGT